One genomic region from Vibrio cyclitrophicus encodes:
- a CDS encoding LysR family transcriptional regulator has protein sequence MDLATRLELLLEVSKAGSFAKAADRLNVDRSVLSKQVKQLEEHLGVRLINRTTRSLSFTHVGKQIVEQAVKVSELLEDTENIAACFYKEPIGNLRISSTTLFGRRFLQKAVEEFLTRYPRASIELILDDSRVDLVGEGFDIVFRIGPMRDSSMIAKKLADNKTVIVASEAFIDKHGMPRSPEELTMLPSIIYSHAGFVADKVQFYLESNTGELETYALKGNYRVNEPELIVESIKASLGFGQIGQFMLNEGLAEQGLVQLLPEREIPSFGDIYAMYTHRKQSPLVLAFIEIVQEIIGTPPSWEKHFA, from the coding sequence ATGGACTTAGCAACACGATTAGAACTGCTTCTTGAAGTTTCCAAAGCAGGATCTTTTGCCAAAGCTGCAGATAGGCTGAACGTTGATCGCTCTGTTTTATCAAAGCAGGTAAAACAACTAGAGGAGCACTTGGGTGTAAGGTTGATCAATCGCACAACCCGCTCACTTTCGTTCACTCATGTAGGAAAACAGATCGTAGAGCAAGCAGTGAAGGTGAGTGAGTTGCTTGAAGATACGGAAAATATAGCCGCGTGTTTCTATAAAGAACCTATCGGCAATCTCCGTATATCGAGCACGACTCTGTTCGGTCGTCGGTTTCTGCAAAAAGCAGTTGAGGAGTTTCTAACTCGTTACCCAAGAGCGTCGATTGAATTGATACTAGATGATAGCCGTGTTGATTTGGTGGGCGAGGGGTTTGATATTGTCTTTCGTATTGGCCCAATGAGAGATTCGTCGATGATTGCCAAGAAGCTTGCCGACAACAAAACGGTCATAGTTGCCTCAGAAGCATTTATTGATAAGCACGGTATGCCACGTAGCCCAGAAGAGCTGACGATGTTACCAAGCATTATCTACTCACATGCAGGTTTTGTTGCGGACAAAGTTCAGTTCTATCTAGAGAGTAACACTGGGGAGCTTGAAACTTACGCCCTAAAAGGCAACTACCGAGTGAACGAGCCTGAGTTAATTGTCGAAAGTATAAAAGCCTCGCTCGGTTTTGGTCAGATAGGCCAATTCATGCTGAATGAAGGTTTGGCTGAGCAAGGTTTGGTGCAATTGTTGCCAGAGCGCGAAATTCCGTCTTTTGGTGATATCTATGCTATGTACACTCATCGAAAGCAGTCGCCGCTGGTGTTGGCCTTTATTGAAATCGTTCAAGAGATCATTGGTACACCACCAAGCTGGGAGAAGCACTTCGCTTAA
- a CDS encoding efflux RND transporter permease subunit, with the protein MKFAHFFIQRPIFASMLSLLILIAGGISLFQLPVSEYPEVVPPTVVVTANYPGANPKVIAETVATPLEQEITGTENMLYMFSQATSDGRMTLTVTFALGTDLDKAQVQVQNRVNSALPRLPQAVQRLGVIAEKASPDLTMVVHIYSPDESREISYLSNYTNLYIKDEVARLGGVGDVRLFGGGEYSMRLWLNPDELASRNLTAMDVVNAVRAQNQQVAAGSLGAQPASIDNQFQILLNVKGRLADLDEFRDIVVKVGKNGGITRLRDVAEVELGQNTYALRAMLNGKPAVAMPIFQRPGSNAIQLSDDVRSVMANLSEKFPQGVSYEIAYDPTVFVRESIDAVIHTLLEAIILVVIVVILFLQTWRASIIPIIAVPVSLVGTFAVMQWLGVSINTLSLFGLVLAIGIVVDDAIVVVENVERNIHNGLSPLDATKQAMSEVTGPIIAIALVLCAVFVPTTFITGLSGQFYKQFALTITISTIISAFNSLTLSPALSALLLKEKDAKPDWLTRVLDTIFGRFLFAPFNRLFDASSNQYQSLVKKLIRMSAIVVVIYFGLLGSTATLFNAVPGGFIPQQDKQYLVAIAQLPDAASLDRTDAVIREMEQMALEIPGVAQTISFPGLSVNGFTNSPNSGIVFVSLESFDKRTTPDLYANAIVAELNKRFSAIDEAFVGIFPPPPIQGLGSTGGFKLQIEDRSNKGFEELFNQLNQVILEARSRPELIGLYSTFRVQVPQMEINIDREQAMLQGIPLEQVFDALQVYLGSLYVNDFNLFGRTYQVNAQADANFRVDPKQILKYEVRNARGDMVPLGAVLEVVPSIGPDRVMHYNGYPSAELNGSPAFGYSSDQAQSAIEEVLAQTLSEGMAYEWTEVTYQQIIAGNTMVYIFPLVVLLVFMVLASQYESLTLPFSIILIVPMTILSALAGVWYVGGDNNIFTQIALIVLVALASKNAILMVEFAKELKDQGQSPLDAIVDACRLRLRPILMTSIAFTAGVIPLMLATGAGAEMRQAMGTAVFYGMLGVTVFGLLLTPVFYMLVNRKRN; encoded by the coding sequence ATGAAATTTGCGCACTTCTTTATTCAGAGACCCATTTTCGCATCTATGCTTTCACTACTCATTCTTATTGCCGGTGGTATTTCTCTGTTTCAATTGCCGGTCAGTGAGTATCCTGAAGTAGTTCCTCCAACCGTAGTGGTGACAGCCAATTATCCAGGTGCCAACCCGAAAGTGATTGCTGAAACGGTTGCTACACCATTAGAGCAGGAGATCACCGGCACCGAGAATATGCTGTACATGTTTTCTCAAGCGACGAGTGACGGTCGTATGACACTAACGGTTACTTTTGCTCTAGGGACTGATCTGGATAAGGCTCAAGTACAGGTACAAAACCGTGTGAATAGTGCGCTTCCGCGTCTACCGCAAGCGGTTCAACGCCTAGGTGTTATCGCAGAGAAAGCGTCACCCGACTTAACGATGGTGGTTCATATCTACTCGCCAGATGAGAGTCGAGAAATCAGTTACCTGTCTAACTACACAAATCTCTACATCAAGGATGAAGTCGCAAGATTAGGTGGTGTGGGTGACGTGCGGCTATTCGGCGGCGGTGAATACTCGATGCGCCTCTGGCTTAACCCAGATGAACTCGCTTCTCGTAACCTAACCGCGATGGATGTGGTTAATGCTGTACGTGCCCAAAACCAGCAAGTTGCAGCAGGCTCGTTGGGTGCGCAACCTGCTAGTATCGATAACCAATTTCAGATTCTGTTAAATGTAAAAGGCCGTTTGGCAGACCTTGATGAATTTCGAGATATCGTAGTCAAAGTTGGCAAAAACGGTGGAATAACACGTCTTCGCGATGTCGCTGAGGTCGAGTTAGGTCAGAATACATATGCGTTGAGAGCAATGCTGAATGGCAAACCTGCAGTGGCGATGCCGATTTTCCAGCGACCGGGTTCTAATGCAATTCAATTGTCTGATGATGTACGTTCTGTTATGGCGAATTTATCTGAGAAGTTTCCACAAGGTGTCTCTTATGAGATCGCGTATGACCCTACCGTCTTCGTACGAGAGTCTATTGATGCAGTCATTCACACGTTGTTGGAAGCGATCATTCTCGTTGTGATTGTGGTGATATTGTTTCTGCAAACATGGCGAGCATCAATCATACCGATTATTGCAGTCCCAGTGTCTTTGGTCGGGACATTTGCAGTCATGCAGTGGTTAGGCGTGTCTATTAATACCTTGTCTCTTTTTGGTTTAGTGCTCGCAATAGGCATTGTTGTCGATGATGCGATTGTGGTGGTTGAGAATGTTGAGCGGAATATTCATAACGGTCTCTCTCCATTGGATGCGACAAAACAGGCAATGTCGGAAGTTACAGGGCCAATCATCGCGATCGCTTTGGTCTTGTGTGCGGTATTTGTACCAACGACCTTTATTACTGGTTTATCTGGCCAGTTCTACAAACAGTTCGCATTGACGATTACGATCTCGACCATCATCTCTGCGTTCAACTCTTTGACGCTGTCGCCTGCGCTTTCTGCTCTTCTGCTTAAAGAGAAGGACGCCAAGCCAGATTGGTTGACACGTGTATTGGATACCATCTTTGGGCGTTTTTTATTTGCACCGTTCAATAGACTGTTTGATGCAAGCTCAAATCAATACCAAAGCTTGGTTAAAAAGCTCATTCGAATGAGTGCGATTGTTGTCGTGATCTACTTTGGTTTACTCGGTAGCACAGCGACCTTGTTTAACGCAGTGCCAGGAGGCTTCATCCCGCAGCAAGATAAACAATACTTGGTTGCAATAGCTCAATTACCTGATGCAGCGAGCTTAGACAGAACCGATGCAGTAATCCGTGAAATGGAGCAAATGGCGCTCGAAATTCCGGGGGTGGCGCAGACAATCTCTTTCCCTGGGCTTTCAGTGAATGGTTTCACTAACAGCCCAAATAGCGGCATTGTTTTTGTTAGTTTGGAGTCTTTTGATAAGCGTACGACGCCGGATCTCTATGCTAATGCTATTGTGGCTGAGCTCAATAAGCGTTTTTCTGCTATTGATGAAGCGTTTGTTGGGATTTTCCCACCCCCTCCAATTCAAGGCCTGGGCTCTACAGGTGGATTTAAATTGCAGATTGAAGACCGTTCGAATAAAGGATTCGAAGAGCTATTCAATCAGTTAAACCAAGTGATTCTGGAAGCGCGCTCTCGCCCTGAGCTCATAGGTTTGTATTCGACCTTTAGGGTTCAAGTTCCGCAAATGGAGATCAACATTGACCGCGAGCAGGCTATGTTACAAGGCATTCCGCTTGAGCAAGTGTTTGATGCATTACAGGTTTACCTTGGCTCTTTATATGTCAATGATTTCAATTTGTTTGGTCGCACTTATCAAGTGAACGCACAAGCGGACGCGAATTTTAGGGTCGATCCGAAACAGATTTTGAAATATGAAGTGAGAAACGCTCGCGGTGACATGGTGCCTTTAGGAGCTGTGCTGGAAGTCGTTCCATCAATTGGTCCAGACCGAGTGATGCACTACAACGGATACCCAAGTGCAGAGCTTAACGGTAGCCCAGCATTTGGTTACAGCTCTGACCAGGCTCAAAGTGCTATTGAAGAGGTACTGGCGCAAACCCTATCTGAAGGTATGGCTTATGAATGGACGGAGGTGACATACCAACAGATCATTGCGGGTAATACCATGGTCTATATCTTCCCATTGGTCGTGCTACTGGTGTTTATGGTTCTGGCGTCTCAGTATGAGAGTTTAACTTTGCCATTCTCTATTATTTTGATTGTGCCTATGACCATCTTATCGGCGTTGGCTGGGGTTTGGTATGTTGGGGGAGATAACAACATTTTCACTCAAATCGCCTTGATTGTGTTGGTAGCCTTGGCAAGTAAGAACGCGATCTTAATGGTTGAGTTTGCAAAAGAGCTAAAAGATCAGGGACAAAGCCCACTAGATGCTATTGTGGACGCGTGTCGGTTGCGTTTACGTCCAATCTTAATGACTTCCATTGCTTTCACTGCGGGTGTTATTCCGTTAATGCTTGCCACTGGTGCTGGTGCAGAAATGCGTCAAGCGATGGGAACCGCGGTTTTCTATGGCATGCTTGGCGTAACCGTATTTGGGTTATTGTTAACGCCAGTCTTTTATATGTTGGTGAATAGAAAGCGGAATTGA
- a CDS encoding efflux RND transporter permease subunit, producing MNLADFAIKQRTFILFFTALSVIAGLFSYFDLGKLEDPSFTIKTAVVVTLYPGASAEEVEQQVTDTVETKLQEMATLNRLRSLSRPGMSMVFVDLRESLQSDQLPQEWDLLRRKVSDMKILLPSTAQISVVQDEFSEVYGMLFSIHSEDASPVELRRYAEELQRRIKTVDGIKKVELHSVQPRVVHIDIPDERLAQYGLSMAQVWSQLNTQNTTFEAGKFSAGSERIRVQQSSEFSSLEDIKNLMLKGGVSEFGTGLIRLGDIAEVTMGYQEPMMTENRYNGSPAVTLAMSPVTGVNVVSLGDDINRIVNDFQATLPLGVDIATVANQPDEVQKSIDNFVNNLVESVAIVFIVLAVFMGLKSATIVGTSLILTILLTLIYMNLTSIDLHRVSLGTFILALGMLVDNAIVITDMMIVKINKGIDRTKAAIDSVKETATPLFGATVIAIMGASPVIFSKTDAAEFSSSVFLIIASSLLLSWFVAMTFTALMCWIFIKPTKQKENTKISLYRKSVNWTVDNPLKALSALVPLILVTALAIPSIAVNFIPQADRPILFLDYWLPNGAKVEQTSEDMKRIEAWLLEQPEVTSISTYVGAGAPRFSVTIEPEPFDPAYGQILINATDFPSLSPLIARGDKWLTEEFPNADPRFRSLKLATSDKFSVEARFSGPDVNVLHNLSEQAQAILAEHPDTKYVRDDWRQKSKVLEPIINQDKIRLAGINRADIAFAMKRASEGMPLGRMNLNDELVTIQLRGTESSIESLETLPVRSLFGVHSVPLGQVIDGFELTSEETMIWRRDRVKTITAQAGVGRYTTPAAVRNSIKDQIEAIHLPHGYSLEWGGEYYDEHKAVSDILKQLPKAILLMVIILVAMFNGFKQPVIIFTTLPLAATGATFSLLLLDKPFGFMALIGAVTLTGMIIKNGIVLMDQIELERTNGRSLSDAIKEATVNRTMAISMGALTTALGMIPLLTDLLFDQMAATIIGGLAAATVLSLFVMPALYKLFYRSEESATTVNEAIQDAIVTLEATPNCTVSGTPNDNQPNINK from the coding sequence ATGAATCTAGCTGATTTTGCGATCAAACAACGCACCTTCATCCTGTTTTTCACTGCATTGAGTGTGATCGCAGGCCTATTCTCTTATTTCGATTTAGGCAAGCTTGAAGATCCAAGCTTCACCATCAAAACCGCTGTGGTCGTCACTCTATACCCTGGCGCTTCAGCTGAAGAAGTTGAACAACAAGTCACTGACACCGTCGAAACTAAGCTTCAAGAAATGGCGACATTAAACCGACTTCGTTCGCTGTCTCGCCCTGGTATGTCGATGGTATTTGTAGACTTGAGGGAGTCACTACAATCAGACCAATTACCACAAGAGTGGGATCTATTGCGTCGTAAAGTGTCTGATATGAAGATACTTCTGCCCAGTACCGCCCAAATCAGCGTTGTACAAGACGAATTCTCTGAAGTGTATGGCATGCTTTTCTCAATACACAGTGAAGATGCATCACCTGTCGAATTGCGCCGTTACGCAGAAGAATTACAACGACGCATCAAAACCGTTGATGGCATTAAAAAAGTCGAGCTACACAGCGTTCAACCTCGCGTCGTGCATATTGATATCCCAGACGAACGGCTGGCTCAATACGGTCTATCGATGGCACAAGTTTGGAGTCAACTGAACACGCAAAACACAACATTTGAAGCGGGTAAGTTTTCCGCGGGTAGCGAAAGAATCCGGGTTCAACAATCCAGTGAGTTTTCGTCTCTGGAAGACATCAAAAACTTAATGCTTAAAGGCGGTGTAAGTGAATTTGGCACAGGCCTAATTCGCCTGGGTGATATTGCTGAAGTCACCATGGGTTACCAAGAACCAATGATGACTGAAAATCGCTATAACGGCTCACCCGCGGTGACCTTAGCGATGAGCCCTGTTACTGGCGTTAACGTTGTTTCGTTAGGCGATGACATCAACCGTATCGTGAATGATTTCCAAGCGACTCTTCCACTCGGTGTTGATATCGCAACCGTTGCCAATCAACCAGATGAAGTGCAAAAATCGATTGATAATTTCGTCAACAACTTAGTTGAAAGTGTCGCGATTGTATTTATCGTACTTGCCGTTTTCATGGGACTAAAGAGTGCCACGATCGTTGGTACTAGCTTGATCCTGACTATCCTACTGACCCTAATCTACATGAACTTAACTTCTATTGATTTGCATAGGGTTTCGTTAGGCACGTTCATCTTGGCGTTAGGTATGTTGGTCGATAACGCGATTGTTATAACCGATATGATGATTGTTAAAATCAACAAAGGGATTGACCGTACTAAAGCGGCAATAGATTCAGTAAAAGAAACGGCTACACCGCTGTTTGGTGCAACCGTCATCGCTATCATGGGTGCAAGCCCAGTTATCTTCTCAAAAACAGATGCCGCCGAGTTTTCTAGCTCAGTATTCCTAATCATCGCTTCATCTCTGTTGTTATCTTGGTTTGTCGCGATGACCTTCACTGCACTGATGTGTTGGATCTTCATCAAGCCAACGAAGCAAAAAGAAAATACTAAAATCAGCTTATACCGTAAGAGTGTTAATTGGACCGTAGATAACCCGCTAAAAGCATTGAGCGCTCTGGTTCCATTGATATTAGTAACGGCGCTCGCAATTCCAAGTATTGCTGTTAACTTTATTCCACAAGCCGACCGACCTATCCTGTTTTTGGATTATTGGCTACCGAATGGCGCAAAGGTGGAGCAAACATCGGAAGACATGAAGCGTATCGAAGCTTGGTTATTAGAACAACCGGAAGTGACCAGCATTTCAACCTATGTCGGTGCCGGTGCCCCACGTTTCTCCGTAACCATTGAACCAGAACCGTTTGACCCTGCGTACGGCCAAATTTTAATCAACGCGACTGACTTCCCTTCATTGAGTCCATTAATTGCTCGTGGTGACAAATGGTTAACTGAGGAATTTCCAAACGCCGACCCACGCTTTAGAAGCTTAAAACTCGCAACCTCAGATAAATTCAGCGTTGAAGCTCGTTTCTCAGGCCCTGATGTTAACGTTCTACACAACCTATCTGAACAAGCTCAAGCGATTCTAGCGGAGCACCCCGATACCAAGTACGTTCGTGATGACTGGCGCCAGAAAAGTAAAGTGCTTGAACCTATCATCAACCAAGACAAAATCCGCCTAGCGGGTATTAATAGAGCAGATATCGCCTTTGCAATGAAGCGTGCGTCTGAAGGCATGCCTCTTGGCCGCATGAACCTAAACGATGAGTTGGTGACGATCCAACTACGTGGAACTGAAAGCTCAATTGAATCACTAGAAACACTGCCTGTGCGTTCACTATTTGGTGTGCACAGCGTGCCTCTAGGTCAAGTTATTGATGGGTTCGAACTCACCAGTGAAGAAACTATGATTTGGCGTCGTGACCGTGTGAAAACTATCACAGCACAAGCAGGTGTGGGTCGTTACACCACGCCAGCGGCAGTCAGAAACTCCATCAAAGATCAAATCGAAGCGATTCACCTACCTCATGGTTACAGCCTTGAATGGGGTGGCGAATATTATGACGAACACAAAGCCGTAAGCGATATTCTCAAGCAACTTCCAAAAGCAATCTTGTTGATGGTGATTATCTTGGTCGCGATGTTCAATGGTTTCAAACAGCCCGTTATCATATTCACTACCTTGCCATTAGCTGCAACTGGCGCAACGTTCAGCTTATTGCTGTTAGATAAACCGTTCGGATTTATGGCATTGATTGGTGCAGTAACACTCACGGGGATGATCATCAAAAACGGCATCGTGTTGATGGATCAAATTGAGCTTGAGCGTACCAATGGTCGTTCATTATCAGACGCGATTAAAGAAGCTACCGTAAACCGAACCATGGCAATTTCAATGGGGGCGTTAACCACTGCTCTTGGCATGATTCCACTGTTAACCGACCTGCTATTTGATCAAATGGCCGCAACCATTATCGGTGGTCTTGCCGCTGCAACCGTATTGTCACTATTCGTAATGCCTGCGTTATATAAGCTCTTCTATCGTTCAGAAGAGAGTGCGACTACGGTCAACGAAGCCATTCAAGATGCAATTGTCACCCTTGAAGCAACACCCAATTGTACAGTCAGTGGAACTCCAAATGATAACCAACCAAACATTAACAAATAA
- a CDS encoding efflux transporter outer membrane subunit, translated as MYLLPQFKVAPIALALLLTGCAVGPDYEEPQTTMAETFLYSQNSENHSETNQQHRHWWTQFNDPTLNQLVTDVQNQNIPLKLAAERIKIANSYKSVVESFKVPTVNVGGGYYNYQLSENDSLLGPVFGASDAVESATGMSLLEAQHDGSFLGASIAWEMDLFGRIDKQSNAATIRIEQAEIFQSGLNTLITADVIHNYLQYRGAQERKAIALENIQDQKQTLELVTKVVRSGYGSELDLAQAKAMLAGTESIVPQLEIAEQVHKQRMAVLLGQSLISVNQRLAVEFTLPRMTDIIPTGLPSDLLEQRPDIRIAEREMAAINEELGASIANRYPKFFLTGTPGITAGSFDDLFSSDSFGWAASAGISWNVFDGGRGEAMVEMNEARFRSAALNYQHSVDSAFAEVDSTLFAYGRSQENQKRIDEATAAVDNAVSKAKSLYKAGLVDYLSVLDAQRQKKAMQDRQVAAKLQTANTTIAVYKALGGDWKVASETQSVELASAN; from the coding sequence ATGTATCTATTACCTCAGTTTAAAGTGGCTCCTATTGCCCTAGCACTACTGCTTACAGGTTGTGCGGTTGGACCTGATTACGAAGAACCACAAACAACAATGGCTGAAACTTTTCTCTACAGCCAGAATAGCGAGAACCACAGCGAGACAAACCAACAACACCGTCACTGGTGGACGCAATTTAATGATCCTACGCTAAACCAATTAGTGACCGACGTTCAAAACCAAAACATCCCTCTTAAATTGGCGGCAGAACGCATCAAGATCGCTAACTCGTACAAGAGTGTCGTTGAATCGTTCAAAGTACCCACAGTGAACGTTGGCGGCGGTTACTACAACTATCAACTGAGTGAGAACGACTCCCTACTCGGCCCAGTCTTTGGGGCGTCAGACGCAGTTGAATCTGCAACAGGCATGTCGTTATTGGAAGCGCAACACGATGGTAGTTTCTTAGGTGCGAGCATCGCATGGGAAATGGACTTGTTTGGTCGAATTGACAAACAATCCAACGCCGCAACGATTCGTATTGAACAAGCTGAAATATTCCAATCAGGTTTGAACACACTGATCACCGCAGATGTGATTCACAACTATCTGCAATACCGTGGCGCTCAAGAACGTAAAGCGATTGCCCTTGAGAACATTCAAGATCAAAAGCAAACACTGGAACTGGTCACCAAGGTTGTAAGAAGTGGTTATGGTTCTGAACTAGACCTTGCTCAAGCCAAAGCAATGCTTGCCGGAACAGAGTCTATCGTGCCGCAACTGGAGATAGCAGAGCAAGTTCACAAGCAGCGTATGGCAGTATTGTTAGGTCAATCACTCATAAGCGTGAATCAGCGTTTAGCTGTCGAATTTACCTTGCCAAGAATGACAGACATTATCCCTACGGGGTTACCTTCTGACTTGTTGGAACAACGCCCGGACATCCGAATCGCAGAACGTGAAATGGCGGCGATTAACGAAGAACTCGGCGCCAGCATTGCTAATCGCTATCCGAAGTTCTTCCTAACGGGCACACCAGGTATCACCGCAGGTAGCTTTGATGATCTGTTCAGTAGCGACTCGTTCGGTTGGGCTGCATCTGCAGGCATCAGTTGGAATGTATTCGATGGTGGCAGGGGTGAAGCCATGGTGGAAATGAACGAAGCTAGATTCCGTTCTGCTGCGCTTAACTACCAACACTCGGTAGACAGCGCGTTTGCAGAAGTAGACTCAACATTGTTCGCTTATGGCAGAAGCCAAGAAAACCAAAAGCGGATAGATGAAGCAACAGCCGCCGTGGACAACGCCGTAAGCAAAGCGAAGTCATTATACAAAGCGGGTCTAGTTGATTACTTGTCGGTACTCGACGCACAAAGACAAAAAAAAGCGATGCAAGATCGTCAAGTAGCCGCCAAGCTTCAAACGGCCAACACCACGATTGCGGTATATAAAGCGTTAGGTGGAGATTGGAAAGTTGCTAGTGAAACACAAAGTGTCGAATTAGCTTCTGCAAACTAG
- a CDS encoding LysR family transcriptional regulator, with amino-acid sequence MKIEDLKLFTTVVELGSFTAAANALDLPRANVSRRINDLEKTLNIQLFFRTTRSLSVTKSGELYYNELLKALSALEKANHMASNLLEVPHGRVKIGLLPETGDIVQSTLFKFQDLYPEVELDIRSISNGFLDMYRQGLDLAMHGGRLSDSNVVARKVMDLQRIFVASPEYIEKYGKPSTIEELSRFPCVCFRWPSGDIDKEWEISGQVVKVEPSIVSDSIGFVKGASTRHRGIALLPELMVRQELKDGSLINLFPTDTMRKDEAWLLYPQRKALSHASQLLIDFLLQELPNL; translated from the coding sequence ATGAAAATCGAAGACCTTAAACTATTCACGACCGTTGTTGAACTTGGTAGCTTTACCGCTGCAGCTAACGCATTAGATCTACCACGTGCGAATGTCAGTCGACGGATCAACGATTTAGAGAAAACACTCAATATCCAATTGTTCTTTCGTACCACTCGAAGTTTATCGGTCACTAAGTCAGGTGAGCTTTATTATAACGAGTTATTGAAAGCATTAAGTGCACTTGAAAAAGCCAACCACATGGCATCTAACCTTTTAGAAGTTCCACACGGTCGTGTGAAAATTGGTTTGCTTCCAGAGACAGGCGATATCGTTCAATCTACGCTCTTTAAATTCCAAGATTTATACCCTGAGGTTGAGCTCGATATAAGAAGTATCAGTAACGGCTTTCTTGACATGTACCGCCAAGGACTAGATCTCGCCATGCATGGTGGCCGCTTAAGTGACTCCAACGTGGTGGCGCGTAAGGTGATGGATTTACAACGTATTTTTGTTGCTAGTCCAGAATACATTGAGAAATATGGCAAACCCTCAACGATTGAAGAACTCTCTCGTTTTCCGTGTGTTTGTTTTCGCTGGCCAAGCGGCGATATAGACAAAGAATGGGAGATATCAGGCCAAGTAGTTAAGGTCGAACCTTCTATCGTCAGCGACAGTATCGGTTTCGTAAAAGGCGCATCAACACGTCATCGAGGTATCGCTCTATTACCAGAACTCATGGTGAGGCAAGAGCTCAAAGACGGTTCACTGATTAACCTTTTCCCGACCGATACTATGCGAAAAGATGAGGCTTGGTTGTTGTATCCACAACGCAAGGCATTGAGTCATGCTAGCCAATTATTGATTGATTTCTTGTTACAAGAACTGCCAAATCTTTAG
- a CDS encoding efflux RND transporter periplasmic adaptor subunit produces the protein MMPIYRYSLLAATLLSLIGCNQSVVTTPSGMGQKKKQDRPIQVVQLEPLANQTHKSFTGKLQSSETAGVAFRVPGTIQKFLVSTGDTVVKGQPLAELDPHDYQVALEELQARALEAKSAHKLAKAELARVKQAIDDNAIANVNLDRAISGYERSEAAVKVVEQNIRRAKDTIRYTQLLAPFDGIVASSNFDQYEQVLPGISVFTIHNPDQLEVKIDVPENLIHKFSSDQQSQISWYGSKHQLTAYASEISTQPHPIKQTYSVTYRLALLTDEQVSGQLLPGKAVTLSTQLGEISNNFCLPYSAIVNQSGIEQVFTIENEQAQGVMVNVVSLNKDSACVESTLKDGDYVIVSGSQYVIEGQHFSNIQVKSL, from the coding sequence ATGATGCCAATCTATCGCTATTCCCTACTTGCAGCGACTCTTCTGTCTCTTATCGGTTGTAACCAATCCGTTGTAACCACACCATCTGGCATGGGTCAGAAGAAAAAACAAGATCGCCCGATTCAAGTCGTTCAGCTAGAACCACTAGCAAATCAAACTCACAAATCGTTTACAGGTAAACTGCAATCTTCTGAAACCGCAGGCGTGGCATTTCGTGTTCCCGGCACCATCCAAAAGTTCCTAGTGTCGACCGGTGATACCGTAGTTAAAGGTCAACCTTTAGCAGAACTTGACCCGCACGACTACCAAGTTGCGTTAGAGGAGTTACAAGCTCGCGCATTAGAGGCGAAATCAGCACACAAACTTGCCAAGGCAGAACTCGCACGCGTAAAACAAGCGATTGATGACAACGCCATTGCTAACGTTAACCTAGACAGAGCAATTAGTGGTTACGAGCGTAGCGAAGCAGCCGTTAAAGTCGTTGAGCAAAACATTCGCCGTGCCAAAGACACCATTCGTTATACTCAACTGCTCGCGCCTTTCGATGGAATCGTTGCTTCTTCCAACTTCGATCAGTACGAGCAAGTTCTACCGGGCATCTCTGTGTTTACGATTCACAACCCGGACCAACTTGAAGTTAAAATTGATGTCCCTGAAAATCTCATTCATAAATTCAGCTCAGATCAACAATCGCAAATCAGTTGGTATGGGTCAAAACATCAACTAACGGCTTACGCCAGTGAGATCTCGACTCAGCCACATCCAATCAAGCAAACCTACTCAGTGACTTACCGTTTAGCGTTACTCACTGATGAACAAGTATCTGGACAACTCTTACCGGGCAAAGCAGTAACCTTGTCGACTCAGCTAGGTGAAATCTCTAACAACTTCTGTCTACCTTATTCAGCCATCGTGAATCAATCGGGTATCGAGCAAGTGTTCACGATCGAAAACGAACAAGCACAAGGTGTAATGGTTAATGTTGTATCGCTTAACAAAGACTCAGCATGTGTTGAATCGACATTGAAAGATGGCGACTACGTGATCGTTAGCGGCTCTCAGTACGTGATCGAAGGTCAGCATTTCTCAAATATCCAAGTCAAGAGCCTGTAG